Proteins encoded within one genomic window of Trichoderma asperellum chromosome 2, complete sequence:
- the ISU1 gene encoding iron-binding protein (BUSCO:EOG092D4CW1) has product MFSRGLRVVSRRAAMAAPLARPTLAPRQLAPVASIEAKRSYHEKVLDHYARPRNVGSMNKSDSDVGTGLVGAPACGDVMKLQIRVDPETQKISEVKFKTFGCGSAIASSSYLTELVRGMSLDDAGKVKNTEIAKELCLPPVKLHCSMLAEDAIKSAISDYYTKNPSRKPTDLSGTSMKMPTAEAVAA; this is encoded by the exons ATGTTCTCCAGAGGACTCCGCGTTGTCTCAAGGCGAGCTGCCATGGCCGCTCCCCTCGCCAGACCAACTCTCGCCCCTCGACAGCTCGCGCCCGTCGCATCCATCGAGGCCAAGCGATCATATCACGAGAAGGTCCTGGATCACTATGCGCGGCCGCGCAACGTTGGCTCCATGAACAAGAGCGATTCTGACGTCGGCACCGGCCTTGTGGGAGCTCCTGCCTGCGGCGATGTCATGAAGCTTCAGATTCGCGTCGACCCGGAGACGCAGAAGATCTCCGAGGTCAAGTTCAAGACTTTTGGCTGCGGCTCAGCAATTGCCTCCAGCAGTTACCTGACCGAGCTTGTCCGAGGCATGAGCCTGGATGACGCTGGCAAGGTCAAGAACACTGAAATCGCCAAGGAACTGTGCCTCCCCCCCGTTAAGC TGCATTGCTCCATGCTTGCTGAGGATGCCATCAAGTCGGCGATTTCCGACTACTACACCAAGAACCCCTCACGGAAACCCACCGACCTGAGCGGCACCAGCATGAAAATGCCCACCGCCGAGGCTGTTGCGGCCTAG